A genomic region of Miscanthus floridulus cultivar M001 chromosome 3, ASM1932011v1, whole genome shotgun sequence contains the following coding sequences:
- the LOC136547212 gene encoding large ribosomal subunit protein uL15x-like, whose amino-acid sequence MTTRFKKNRKKRGHVSAGHGRIGKHRKHPGGRGNAGGMHHHRILFDKYHPGYFGKVGMRYFHKLRNKFYCPAVNIERLWSMVPADKAAEAGGDKAPQIDVTQFGYFKVLGKGVLPPKPIVVKAKLISKVAEKKIKAAGGAVVLTA is encoded by the coding sequence atgACGACGCGCTTCAAGAAGAACCGCAAGAAGCGCGGCCACGTGTCCGCCGGGCACGGCCGTATCGGCAAGCACCGGAAGCACCCGGGAGGTCGCGGTAACGCCGGTGGCATGCACCACCACCGCATCCTCTTCGACAAGTACCATCCTGGCTACTTCGGCAAGGTCGGCATGCGCTACTTCCACAAGCTCCGCAACAAGTTCTACTGCCCCGCGGTCAACATCGAGCGCCTCTGGTCGATGGTGCCTGCCGACAAGGCGGCGGAGGCCGGCGGCGACAAGGCCCCCCAGATCGACGTCACGCAGTTCGGCTACTTCAAGGTGCTCGGGAAGGGGGTGCTGCCGCCCAAGCCCATCGTCGTCAAGGCCAAGCTCATCTCCAAGGTTGCCgagaagaagatcaaggccgccgGCGGCGCCGTCGTGCTCACCGCCTAG